Proteins co-encoded in one Papaver somniferum cultivar HN1 chromosome 5, ASM357369v1, whole genome shotgun sequence genomic window:
- the LOC113280351 gene encoding uncharacterized protein LOC113280351, with protein MGGEELSPIYYVSRCLRDAELRYPCMEQACLAFIYATQKLRPYLLKHETIVVAEANPIAYLASKPVLTGRTARWILQLSEFELKYQRPKAVRGKAIADLTTMFPGEGDDEVHEYLPGEVEVTDTDKSWNMFFDGNNVSEYEALILGLRMDKKLNLGSVEVKGDSNIVTNQVNGDFYVKEPHLASTLPGRGSKVDESNKALKQFMMILGELYYRAFGGSLAVYVNKREAEKLFQEFHTETCGTTDAVHLYRELQRFGVYWPSMSTQAASLQDSCVDCQSPPQPAEVCTAEGVD; from the exons ATGGGAGGGGAAGAGCTATCACCTATATATTATGTCAGTCGATGCCTAAGGGATGCGGAGTTGAGATATCCGTGCATGGAACAAGCATGCCTAGCCTTTATATACGCAACACAGAAACTGAGACCCTATCTCTTGAAACATGAGACCATCGTGGTAGCCGAGGCAAACCCCATAGCCTATTTGGCGTCCAAACCTGTCCTAACCGGAAGGACTGCTCGATGGATTCTACAACTGTCCGAATTCGAACTCAAATATCAACGACCcaaagcagtaagaggaaaagcGATCGCCGACTTAACGACTATGTTTCCGGGAGAAGGGGACGATGAGGTACATGAATACTTACCTGGAGAAGTGGAAGTCACGGATACTGACAAATCTTGGAATATGTTCTTTGATGG TAATAACGTCTCCGAATATGAAGCATTAATCCTAGGACTACGAATGGATAAGAAACTCAATCTAGGAAGCGTGGAAGTTAAAGGCGATTCAAATATCGTGACAAATCAAGTGAATGGCGATTTTTACGTCAAAGAACCACACCTAGCTAGCACCTTACCGGGCAGAGGCTCAAAGGTTGATGAATCAAACAAG GCCTTGAAACAGTTTATGATGATTCTAGGGGAGTTATACTATAGAGCTTTCGGAGGATCACTCGCAGTGTACGTGAATAAGAGGGAGGCAGAGAAATTATTCCAGGAATTTCACACGGAGACTTGTGGAACAACTGATGCCGTTCACCTGTACCGAGAACTTCAGAGATTTGGAGTATACTGGCCAAGCATGTCCACACAAGCA